The window GTCTTTCATATGTTTTCAGCCAAGATTCCTTTAAGTACCAATCCGAGCAGAAATTGGACTTCTTGATATTTCTCTTCTCGATAGCTGCAATTGCATGTATACATGGTAATTCATCAAATTGAAACTGAAAacaatcacatgttcttttgtttaagtCCACCAAGAAAGTAATTCCTTCTTCCTCAACTCTAGAATGCCATGAATCAACAGGGAAGACCTTCAAAGTTGAAAAACTATAAGTTAGTACATTATGTTAAATTATCATTAAAATAATAAGCTAAAGTAAGAACATAATACTTATATTTAAAGTAAAAGCTAAAtctatctttttcttcaattcctcttCTACCCAACAAGAAATGTCATAAAAAGTTCCTtctgcttcatttcttctttcataaaacCAACGTTGTAGCTTCATTTGGATGAAATTCATCATTCTTAATATAGGCAACTTCATTGCTTCTAATAGCACAGAATTCATTGACTCAACTATgtttgttgtgagcatgtcataTCTTCGTCGTGGACTACAAGAACGTGTCCACCTTTCCGGTGGTTCTTTCATCAAGTAGTCAAAAGTCTTCTTATCAACTTTTGTTATATCTAACATGTATAGATCAAATTTTTTGCGCCTTATACTCTTGTAGCACTTTGGAAAAGTTTTATGACCTCACTTTTCACTTTCCTTCGCTTTAGGTTCTgctccaaatgatagatacaaatCCCATGGTGGCTTTCAGGATATACCTTTGCAATGCCATGTGCAATAGATTGATGCATGtccgataaaaaaattaaattgtcaCGGCTCTCAATTGCATTGCGAAGCTCACTAAAGTACCACTCATAGGAATTGTTATTTTCAGATTCTTCAATTCCAAAGGCTAGTGGGAATATTTGATTATTTGCATCCTTTGAAActgaaatcattaaaacaccacGATATTTTGACTTCAAAAAGTTGCATCAACAGCAATCACTGGTCTACAATGATTCCAACCAGCTATTGATGATCCatatgcataaaacatataaagaaacctgAAAATACAGTTTAACAGAAGGTTAAAAATACAGGACACCAAATCCTTAATATTTTCACTGCAcatatcaaagttaaggacacaatgtccttaacatttttagtgcacacatcaaagttaaggagaacttgtccttaacttttagaATGCACACATCatagttaaggacaccatgtccttaacttttacaatgcacacatcaaagttaaggacaccatgtctttaacattttcactgcacacatcaaagttaaggacaccatgtccttaacattttcactgcacacatcaaagttaaggacaccacgtccttaatattttcactgcacacatcaaagttaaggacaccatctcgttaactttttcactgcacacatcaaaattaatgacaccatgtccttaatattttcactgcacacagcaaagttaaggacacaatgtccttaactttttcactgtatacatcaaagttaaggacaccatgtccttaactttttcactgcacacatcaaagttaaggacaccatctcgttaactttttcactgcacacatcaaagttaaggacaccatgtccttaatattttcactgcacacagcaaagttaaggacacaatgtccttaactttttcactgcacacatcaaagttaaggacaccatgtccttaacttttagaATGCACACATCAAAATTAAGGACACCATATCCTTAAGTTTTTCACTAcacacatccaagttaaggacaccatgtccttaacatcttcactgcacacatcaaagttaaggacaccatgtccttaactttttcattGCACATatccaagttaaggacaccatgtccttagctttttcactgcacacatcaaatttaaggactcaatgtccttaatattttcatttcacacatccaagttaaggacaccatatcCTAAAGTTTATAAAATAGACTAATAAAAATCTTTTTGATTGTTCACTTGTTGTTGTCGTCTATCTTTATGTTAGTGTATGTTCCCGGATTTTTACTTTTCATCATATACAAGTATGAAGACAATAATTCATAATTCTCTTAAGGAGTTCCTCTTATTAAAGCTGAAGCATGTTGAATAGCACGCCACGCCTTGTGATAACCAATGTCTAGTCCATGCAATTTTTGCATTTCTGCCATGACTAAGGCTGGTACAACTTCAAACCTTGGGTCTCGAAAATTGTCGATAATGTAACCACTAATCAACTTTGAAGTTGCATGCCTTTGATCAGCTTTCATAGTGTTAACTAAgcagtcatgatttttctcaaTCTTTACTATCTTGAATAGTGTTGAATCTTTAATTCTGAAAGCACGCATACACCACACACACCTATCATCATTGCATTTCAACGAATATCTTATTGAGAACAACCTTGAATTCAAAATGTCCTTTAATTGCTATATTGGAAAAATAGTTAATTATACTcttctttttgtcaaatattgatcccacttttatttcatccaacgaagcattttctcttaatatcgtagttggggattctttttgttTCGAATTTGAGCTTTGTCTAGTTAGTTGAGTAACAGTTTTTTCAGCAACTTCTTCTATTACTAGTGCACTCTCTAAGACTTGAATACCCAAAGCTTGTTCGTTGTCAATCTATATAATGTTttgtccttctacttgaatagaaTCAAATGTTTGAAACACCTCTTCAGTTATTGGTTGAGCTTCAACCACATCTATTTCCATTATCTATTGGCATTTGTCTTGATTGTCTTGTTGAGTTTCTGTATTGACATGTTCAAAGGTGCTTGTAGAATCAAAAACTCTTTCCGAAATATCAACAATGAAACGACAGCCCTTGAAGAGTGAATGACTTTTTAGTAACTCTATACATGTGTGAAGATCTGAATCTTTGGGTACAAGCATTCCCTTGCTTGTTCCCAGattgatatcaaaccatatcatTGCTTCAAATTTGTCTCTATCCAATTCAATAATTTCAAAGACCTGGTTAATGAAATATTCAAATCGAATTGCCTCAGGTACTAGAACAAGCTTTGTTTGATGATCAAGATACTTATAGTCTGCAGTCCATCTACCATTAAAAGTAACTATAATACATATTGTATCCATCCTGCAAGTCAAGAAAATGGGAAATTCAGGACATATTTATACAACAATTGTGAAGTTAAGGACAAGATGTCCGaaactttatcaatacaagtTGCAAAACACAGGACACTATGTTCTTAATATTTAGAACAACAGTCCTGAAGTTAAGGATatcatgtcctaaactttatcaatacaagttgcaaatacaggacactatgtccttaatatttacacagtagtcatgaagttaaggacatcatgtcctaaactttatTAGTATAGGTTGCAAAAataggacactatgtccttaattttTACACAGTAGTCATGaaattaaggacatcatgtcctaaactttattagtacaagttgcaaaaacaggacactatgtccttaactttgatgtgtgcagtcaaaatgttaaggacatggtgtccttaacttggatgtgtgcattgtaaaagttaaggacatgatgtccttaacttcgatgtgtgcattgtaaaagttaaggacaagttgtccttaactttgatgtgtgcattaTAAAAGATAAGGACAagctgtccttaactttgatgtatGCAGTGAAAACGTTAAGGACATTGTGTACTTAACTTTGctgtgtgcagtgaaaatgttaaggacatggtgtccttaatatttagaacaacagtcatgaagttaaggacatcgtgtccttaactttattaGTATAGGTTGCAAAaccaggacactatgtccttaatttttacacagtagtcatgaagttaaggacatcatgtcctaaactttatcagTATAAGTTGCAAAAATAGGACACTatatccttaactttgatgtgtgcagtcaaaatgttaaggacatggtgtccttaacttggatgtgtgcattgtaaaagttaaggacaagatgtgtgcattgtaaaagaTAAGGACAAGttatccttaactttgatgtgtgcagtgaaaaagttaaggacattgtgtccttaactttgctGTATGCAGTGAAAATATTAAGAACATGgtgtccttaatatttagaacaacagtcatgaagttaaggacatcgtgttcttaactttattaatacaatttgcaaatacaggacactatatccttaatatttagaacaatagtcatgaagttaaggacatcgtgtccttaactttattaatACAAGTTGCAAAACACAGGATACTTTATCCTTAATATTTTTTAGAACAACAATCATGTTAAGGACACCAAATCCTTAACATTATGTCCTCAATATTTACAGAACAATCACAGAGTTAAGGACGCAATGTCCTTAATGTtatcaatacagaaaagaaaaaaaaaatcaaattcctagCATCTTATTCTTcagtaacaaaataaaaatccacaaaCACACAAAAGCATATAGAGATATCTGAAACTTTAGAACTTACTGTAATTTTATGGTGAATTTTGGACGAGAAAGTTGAATTCTGAACTTAGACAAAAAGTTTAAAATCGAAAGAGAAGCTTCTGCAATTTTGGACGATCACAACAATTCTCTGCACGTAAGTTTGAGCTGCTGCTGATCGTGAATAAGGAGCGTATGTATCAGCGAAATTCTATATagcagaagggtatttttgtctgggcgggtaaaaatttattaaagcagtggctaaagactaaatacatttaaaacagtgacttaaaagtaaatacatgtgttattactGGCTATCTGTGCACATCGCCCCAGTTTTGTTGCACACTTCTGACCCATAATCCATACTGAGTCACGCGGGTGCACAACACACTTAGAAATTCAATTCTATATACCTAATTTTGAATAGAGAGTTGGTCGATTAGGCTAGATTTTACTACCAATGGGCATGGATAGACACGATCTGTCGAACCATAATTAATGATTTTGGATTCAAGCCCgagaaacaaacaaataaattactAGGAGAGAGCCTTCACTATTAATGGGTATTGCGCTGGATTAATTGAGCACCAAATggttatattaaaaaaattaggatcaagtttgaaaattgagttttatttatttacttatttatgtttccccaaaaagtaatattcaaaatttcaaactaaacaaaaagggaaaaaaaatattCCACTTTCTCTTCTCAAACAAGCTTCCCAATAGCTTTCCCTCCAAGATTTGTATAACTCCACCTCGTTTTCATTTCCCTCCGAATTTAAAAAACTCGAATTTCAAAAACTTTCATTGCTCTTCACATGGCCCCTACTATTATCTTCCTATATATATAATTCATTGAAACTTTCAGATCTCTTCATCAATTTACACTATCAAACAAATCACATCTGATAAAATTTTGCACAATTTTGTCGCCATGACTTTTTCATCTTCTGCTAAAGACCCAATGTCTGTAACCACAAAGCCCAATTATTTGCCGACCGGCGAAATCCATGTTATTGTTGGTCCTATGTTTGCTGGAAAAACAACTGCTCTTCTTCGCCGTGTCAAATTGGAATCTAATGATGGCAGGTACCAGTATTCTTCttgttaaattatttttcttaatattttgtGTTACATTTTTGTTAAATTAAGTTGATTTCTGAGGACAAATTTAGATATTTCTAAATTATGTGAAAAGAACTAGGAGTTATAATTTATTGATAGTAGAGGCTGATCCATGATCTAAAGGTAGTAGACCGGTTTCTTTTTTATGTTTAAATATGTATAGTTGATGAAAAGttttttgtgtgtgtatctaAATGTGCTGAattattcaaaaagaaaaagtgaatatatgatggatttaagttatatgcaaaaatatttaaTGTGTTATAGCTTGTTACTTACTGTTTATTGTAGGCAATCAATGGGTGCTTAATAACTATTTTAAGTGATTGGACTGTGTAAATATTTTTACACCTCATTGCATAGAACTTAAAGTCATATATGATAGATCGTCACACCTACTTTAAACCAATTGGCTTTAAATTTTGGATTGGCCGTGCTATATGATTTAAAATCGATCTGGGGTTTAATGGGTTTGATGATTTTGAGAGTAATTGAGGTTGATCAACATTCTTATACATAAGTGATTCTGTCATTAGATATTATGGGCTGGATTGTATATCTTATATTTTTTTAGGCTGCAAGTTTGATTTTTCAAACTGTATAACCAGAAACGTGGTAATGATAAAGTCAAGCAAAGATACACGATATGCAGTAGATGCAGTGGTAACACATGATGGGACAAAATTCCCATGTTGGTCATTGCCTAATCTCTCTTCTTTCAAACAAAAATTTGGAATAGATGCATATGAAAAGGTACGAATCCAGTTCTTCCTTTCCCATTCATTGTATTCATAGATTTAACATGTTAAGATTTTGTGTATTCTTGAGAACTCCTAGATTGTATTCCTAAAAGCAATGATCTTTATACTAGTTTATCTTGCACAGTTCAATTAACCAGAGCTTCAAGTCTGGCAGTGTGAGGTTGCATAATTGATGATGATAATTCCATTTTTACTCGTGTGCTAAGCCGCTAACTgtattacaagttttatataatatttacacCATTAATTGGAGAAAATGAGCACCCTTTTGGACACAATTGTTGAGGGTAATATTAACATTAAAATTTGATACTGACATCATAGTTTGATTGGATATATCTTGTGTCTCTTCACTACTGGATTAAGGCTTTATGGGCTTTGTGAAAATTATATATGAGTGCTGTATTGTTCAAATTTAAAGTACATGATGGAAAAAGCTGGCTGTAGTGTGAGACTTTAAATGGTCTTTAATCTGTTTAAATCCACGAGAAGAAACGAAAAGTGCAGTTGATTGTTGATGCATAGTATCAGAGATTGTCTGCACATACAATGGTATACACATTAGTATAAATTGATCCAATATGTGTCTTTATGTTATTGCGCTTTGATGAGAAAGCACGAGGGATGTCTTGAAAAGAACCATCTAATATAGTAGGAATAACTATTGTTGTAAAGACATTGTACAACATATTGCAATTATGTGATATGTGTCAATTGTCTAGGAGGCACAAATAAGGGCTAAATGCTGCAAAATATGTTTCAATCTCCGAGTAACTCTATTTCTTGATTAGGTGGATGTGATTGGCATTGATGAAGCTCAGTTCTTTGACGACCTTTATGATTTTTGCTGCAATGCTGCTGATCTTGATGGGAAGACTGTAATTGTAGCAGGTCTAGATGGCGATTACTTGAGGTACTCCTCAAATTCTTGAAAACTAGTTTTCAAATCTGTCAAAAACTCCAAGTTCTTTAGCAGAGAACTGTGTTCTAACATGGTATGGGGTACTTGCTTGCAGGAAGAGTTTTGGTTCAGTGCTTGACATCATTCCACTTGCTGATACTGTGACAAAGTTGACGGCCAGATGTGAACTATGTAACAAAAGGGCATTTTTCACTTTTAGAAAGACTAGTGAGACAGAAACTGAGCTTATAGGTGGTGCTGATATGTACATGCCTGTTTGCCGTCAGCACTATGTCAATGTACAATCTGTCAATGAAGCTGCAAAAATAGTTCTTGAATCTCATAAACTGCCAAGTAGCCTTATATTAGAAACAACTCTAGTTACTCCATAATACTTTTGTTCAACTCCTTAAAATTATTAGTTGTCTGAAATGCTGGTTTGATGATCATGTATCTTTCCTCaatataaaagtaaatgaaatgTTTTGCTTCATACTTGATACTCTAACAGTTACCCGAAGTGACATACAAGAAAATGATGGCTTAATCTTGTTTAATACCAGAATGGATTACAGAATTTGTAGTTTCTTTGGAGTTTTTTCTTTCTCAATTAAGGTTAGATCATAGCTAAAGATATGCCACTGCAATGGTGAATAGGCTTGAATCGTCGATTagagagtttttttttttcctttggtcTTGTAATGTGCAAGAGGAATTTCTTAGTAGGTTCTTCAATGTGCGTTCAATaattatttatactatactaACATAATTTCTTCGATCAAAGACCATACATTCCTGTTCTTCCTTGGTCCTTCATGAtgaaaaggaagaagagaagctctTGAGCCATATTTAGAAGCTTACTATCGCTTTATGACTTGATGCAAGTGGTAGTGCCCGAATATTGATTCACTAAGAAACGATAAGCTCCTTGCACAATTTAAAGTCAAAAATTAGCTTCCTGGGGATTTACAAGGTATTTGCAAGACAATCAATTTTGAAACCAAACATTTCATTGAAATAACTAATATGGATTGTTAATGTTTTTAGCCATCCCCATCTTTAAATGAACCAAGGAAGATACAATACTTTATGACATAAATTCCTAAGctaaaaacttgaaattaaagaGACTTTTTAGACATGAAGTCCTAGCTTTCAGcaataatattttgaaaactcTGAAAATGAATCAGATAAAGTCTTACCAAAACTATATATCAAACCGATAAGTGTTAAAGAGCAAATGAAACAGATAGATACTGCTACACAGCTTGAAGAAGGTAGCACAACGTATAAACCAGTCATAAATGCTACCATAGCAATCAAGACAAGGATGCCAGCAGTTACATAACGATTCAATCTTTTGGTCTCTCGTTCGTAAGTTGCAAGGTAATGTAAGAACATTGCGGAAGTTGAAGATGTGATGGCAAATGTAGCTGCTACTGCGAATACTTGGAAGGCTGCTTTCTTCTATAGGATTGCCATGCCTTTACTTGGACCATCATCACCATTGTAGCCACCAGGAATGGTAAAGCAAGCTGCGAAAGAGACTGTTGCTATGAGCGTAGCCACTATCAAATGCGTGTTCGCTCTTTCTTTCCATACTTCCATTCATTCTCTAAGCATCTCTTCACGTAATGATGTCTGTGAAAATTAATATAGTTAAGTGGATATCTCCATTGTGGTATAAATATCT is drawn from Nicotiana tabacum cultivar K326 chromosome 9, ASM71507v2, whole genome shotgun sequence and contains these coding sequences:
- the LOC107789082 gene encoding thymidine kinase-like, whose translation is MTFSSSAKDPMSVTTKPNYLPTGEIHVIVGPMFAGKTTALLRRVKLESNDGRNVVMIKSSKDTRYAVDAVVTHDGTKFPCWSLPNLSSFKQKFGIDAYEKVDVIGIDEAQFFDDLYDFCCNAADLDGKTVIVAGLDGDYLRKSFGSVLDIIPLADTVTKLTARCELCNKRAFFTFRKTSETETELIGGADMYMPVCRQHYVNVQSVNEAAKIVLESHKLPSSLILETTLVTP